The Methylomusa anaerophila genome has a segment encoding these proteins:
- a CDS encoding cobaltochelatase subunit CobN, which yields MKIGAIVLTGYMPALLEAAGEIPGLELKMCGTWDLENPDFQGDFFRYLKEQADVLLLSPPADKVWEKISAEVLAIVREKPAVAFGYDPGIAVYNTVKPEIALTVQRYLTYGGRENTRNAVRYIQKAVLGADIAVPEPVNVPWQGVYYPGSDRIYESAADYRMNCPGYRPDRPTVGVLFYRHAWISRNMEVIDAIVSELAAQGCNALPVFSSDQCDPDTGSQDNSQVIKTYYMNNGAAVIEALIDLQSLFVITRETGKTADNPPGYELLQQLNVPIIKGLLTYGKTESEWRADPYGIAGPSLVMSVSMPECSGVIEPVIIGCLDRQYQPGVAGTLEYYLPLPQRVAYLCRRVKKWIALQAKKPSAKKIAFILHSSPCHGVELSVGSAANLDSLESVARLMAVMQREGYYLEDVPASGKELIDRIMERKAIADFRWTPVEEIVAKGGVWQSLSEAEYRRWFDRFPEAVQAKMTETWGKPPGEEKDEVPPAMVYDGRILITGVQYGNVVVCVQPKRGCAGPRCDGKVCKILHDPECPPTHQYVATYRYLEDSWGADALVHVGTHGNLEFLPGKSLGLSEACYPELTLGTVPNLYIYNTDNPAEGTIAKRRGYATLIGHMQTVMVETRAYGPMEELDKLLAEYGRARTGQPARACELETLIQEKAREGNFLSGDAAGEDFAVFTEKLHNQLSRLKNRMHQAGMHIFGQVPQGERRVNFLNAIVRHEAGDEGSLNRLVAELMGLDYDLLRDSPHAWHDNFGKNYDALLADVNQYSREFIKEFIA from the coding sequence ATGAAAATCGGAGCCATTGTATTAACGGGTTACATGCCGGCATTGCTGGAGGCTGCGGGGGAAATCCCCGGCCTGGAGTTGAAAATGTGCGGTACCTGGGATCTGGAGAATCCGGATTTTCAGGGGGATTTTTTCCGGTATCTGAAGGAACAGGCGGATGTTCTGCTCTTGTCGCCGCCTGCCGACAAGGTATGGGAAAAAATATCGGCTGAAGTTCTTGCCATCGTACGGGAAAAGCCGGCAGTGGCTTTTGGCTATGATCCGGGTATTGCCGTTTACAATACGGTCAAACCGGAAATCGCGCTGACCGTGCAGCGGTATTTAACTTACGGCGGCCGGGAAAACACCCGGAATGCCGTCCGCTATATCCAAAAAGCGGTTCTGGGAGCCGATATAGCCGTACCGGAACCGGTGAATGTCCCCTGGCAGGGAGTTTATTATCCCGGCAGTGACCGCATTTATGAGAGTGCGGCCGATTACCGGATGAATTGTCCCGGTTACCGCCCGGACCGGCCGACGGTAGGCGTGCTGTTTTACCGCCACGCCTGGATAAGCCGGAACATGGAGGTCATTGATGCCATTGTCAGCGAGCTGGCGGCGCAAGGGTGTAATGCGCTGCCGGTGTTCAGCAGCGACCAGTGCGATCCGGATACAGGCTCGCAGGATAACAGCCAGGTTATAAAAACGTATTATATGAACAACGGGGCAGCCGTGATTGAGGCGTTGATTGATTTGCAGTCGCTCTTCGTCATAACCAGGGAAACGGGTAAAACCGCGGATAATCCTCCCGGCTATGAACTGCTGCAGCAACTGAATGTACCCATTATAAAAGGTCTGCTGACCTACGGCAAGACGGAAAGCGAATGGCGGGCCGATCCGTATGGCATCGCCGGCCCCTCCCTGGTCATGTCGGTGTCCATGCCCGAATGCAGCGGGGTGATCGAGCCCGTTATCATCGGCTGTCTGGACCGTCAGTATCAGCCGGGCGTTGCCGGCACCCTGGAATATTATCTGCCGTTGCCGCAGCGGGTGGCTTATCTTTGCCGCCGGGTAAAAAAGTGGATTGCCCTGCAAGCCAAGAAACCGTCGGCGAAAAAAATTGCCTTTATCCTGCACAGCAGTCCCTGCCACGGCGTGGAACTGAGTGTCGGCAGCGCCGCCAACCTGGATTCGCTGGAAAGCGTGGCCCGGCTGATGGCGGTTATGCAGCGGGAGGGCTATTATCTGGAAGATGTGCCGGCTTCCGGCAAGGAACTCATTGACCGGATTATGGAGCGCAAGGCCATTGCCGATTTTCGCTGGACCCCCGTTGAGGAAATCGTAGCCAAAGGCGGTGTCTGGCAATCATTAAGCGAGGCCGAATACCGGCGCTGGTTTGACCGGTTCCCGGAAGCGGTGCAGGCCAAAATGACTGAGACCTGGGGAAAACCGCCGGGTGAGGAAAAGGATGAAGTGCCGCCGGCCATGGTGTATGACGGCAGAATTCTCATCACCGGCGTCCAGTACGGCAATGTGGTGGTTTGCGTCCAGCCCAAGCGGGGCTGCGCCGGACCGCGCTGCGACGGCAAGGTATGCAAAATCCTGCATGACCCGGAATGCCCGCCAACTCACCAGTATGTGGCGACCTACCGGTATCTGGAAGACAGCTGGGGCGCCGATGCGCTGGTTCATGTCGGCACCCACGGCAATCTGGAATTTTTGCCCGGCAAGTCGCTGGGACTCTCCGAAGCGTGTTATCCGGAACTGACGCTGGGCACGGTTCCCAATCTGTATATCTACAATACGGATAATCCGGCTGAGGGAACCATTGCCAAACGGCGGGGCTATGCCACGTTAATCGGGCATATGCAAACGGTTATGGTGGAGACCCGGGCCTACGGGCCGATGGAGGAACTGGACAAACTGCTGGCCGAATACGGCAGGGCAAGGACGGGCCAGCCGGCCCGTGCCTGTGAACTGGAAACCCTGATCCAAGAAAAAGCCAGGGAAGGCAATTTTTTGTCAGGTGATGCAGCCGGGGAAGATTTCGCTGTGTTTACCGAGAAGCTGCACAATCAGCTAAGCCGTCTGAAAAACAGGATGCATCAGGCCGGCATGCATATCTTTGGCCAGGTGCCGCAGGGAGAGCGGCGGGTAAATTTCCTTAATGCCATCGTCAGGCATGAGGCCGGGGATGAGGGCAGCTTAAACCGCCTGGTGGCCGAGTTGATGGGGCTGGATTATGATCTGCTGCGGGACAGCCCCCATGCCTGGCATGACAATTTCGGCAAAAATTATGACGCTTTGCTGGCTGACGTCAACCAGTACTCCAGAGAGTTTATCAAAGAATTCATTGCTTAA
- a CDS encoding cobaltochelatase subunit CobN has translation MAVQEKQAVLLALAGKIMGEALVNAGAVAELEYWRDKVRAIDARLTVSLETEGLFQGLQGGYLPAGPSGLITRGRPDILPTGRNFYSADPECIPTRAAWKVGEKLARALLDRHREDTGRLPENCAMVLWASDCMWTDGEQVAQILALLGVEPNWVAGGKVKGFRIVPPAELGRPRIDVTLRISGVIRDCFPGIVDLVDEAVRQVAALDEPSEQNFVRKHTLEQLTDDSPAAWEQATARIFGCKPNTYGVGVDLAVLASAWKTEQDLADIFLTWSSYAYGRERSGQASPAQFKRQLASVDLAYNKAATDEYDAFGCACHFAFLGGLTTAAKLLKGGEVKTYYGDTRDPGRPGVVSLAEEIEGIIRIKNLNPAWIEGMKQHGYKGAGDMAKRITNIYGWDATTGEVADWVFDGLAKTYILDDAMRKWFEDTNPWALEEINRRLLEAAQRGLWQTDPQLLQSLKETQVEIEGWLEERLGDVQGEFQGGAVDIFTADDVPAWKAKMM, from the coding sequence ATGGCGGTACAGGAAAAACAGGCGGTCCTGCTGGCGCTGGCCGGCAAAATTATGGGAGAGGCGCTGGTAAATGCCGGGGCCGTGGCGGAACTGGAATACTGGCGGGACAAAGTGCGGGCGATTGATGCCAGGCTTACGGTCTCGCTGGAAACGGAGGGGCTTTTCCAGGGCCTGCAGGGCGGTTATTTACCGGCCGGTCCTTCTGGGCTGATTACCAGAGGGCGGCCGGACATTCTTCCTACCGGCCGGAATTTTTACAGTGCCGATCCGGAATGCATTCCGACTCGCGCGGCCTGGAAAGTGGGGGAGAAATTGGCCCGGGCGCTGCTGGACCGGCACCGGGAAGATACCGGGCGGCTGCCGGAAAACTGCGCCATGGTATTATGGGCTTCGGACTGCATGTGGACAGACGGCGAGCAGGTGGCGCAGATTCTGGCGCTGCTGGGGGTTGAACCCAACTGGGTGGCAGGCGGCAAAGTCAAGGGTTTTCGCATTGTTCCCCCGGCTGAGCTTGGCCGGCCCCGCATTGACGTGACCCTCAGGATCAGCGGTGTAATCCGGGACTGTTTTCCGGGGATTGTGGATTTGGTGGACGAGGCCGTCCGCCAGGTGGCGGCTCTTGATGAGCCAAGTGAACAGAATTTTGTCCGCAAACATACCCTGGAGCAATTGACGGATGATTCGCCGGCGGCCTGGGAACAGGCCACAGCCCGGATTTTCGGCTGCAAGCCCAACACCTACGGCGTGGGCGTGGATTTGGCCGTACTGGCTTCGGCCTGGAAAACCGAACAGGATTTGGCCGATATTTTTCTTACCTGGAGCAGTTATGCTTATGGGCGGGAAAGGAGCGGACAGGCTTCGCCGGCCCAGTTCAAACGCCAGTTAGCCAGCGTCGATCTGGCGTACAATAAGGCGGCTACCGATGAATATGATGCCTTTGGCTGCGCCTGCCATTTTGCTTTCCTTGGCGGCCTGACCACCGCCGCCAAGCTGTTAAAGGGCGGCGAAGTCAAAACCTATTACGGCGACACCCGCGATCCCGGCCGGCCGGGGGTGGTCAGTCTGGCCGAAGAAATTGAGGGCATCATCCGGATCAAAAACCTTAATCCGGCCTGGATTGAAGGGATGAAGCAGCATGGCTACAAAGGCGCCGGTGACATGGCCAAACGCATTACCAATATATATGGCTGGGATGCCACCACCGGCGAAGTGGCTGATTGGGTATTTGACGGGCTGGCCAAGACCTATATCCTGGATGACGCCATGCGCAAATGGTTTGAGGATACCAACCCCTGGGCGCTGGAGGAGATCAACCGGCGGCTGCTGGAAGCGGCGCAGCGCGGCCTGTGGCAGACCGATCCCCAACTCTTGCAGAGTCTTAAGGAAACGCAGGTGGAAATTGAAGGCTGGCTGGAAGAGCGGCTGGGAGATGTTCAGGGGGAATTCCAGGGAGGAGCCGTGGATATTTTTACGGCGGACGATGTCCCGGCCTGGAAGGCCAAAATGATGTAA
- a CDS encoding putative cobaltochelatase, whose product MQTATKQQRTTYPFAALVGQEDLQLGLLLHAVNPRLGGMLIRGEKGTAKSTAVRGLAELLPVMETVQGCPYHCDPRESGTACEECRTAGSSRKISVMPVPVVELPVSATEDRVVGSLDFEQTMKTGRRAFTPGLMGEANRGIIYVDEINLLDDHIVDVLLDAAGSGINVVEREGISVTHPAGFILVGTMNPEEGDIRPQLLDRFALCADITGEADPHARVKIIKRRETFDLAPADFLAEWRTKQQELREKIAAAKKKLPQVVVADTVYEYIGDLCMKACVAGHRADVVLLRAAVTLAAWRGHGRVTPGDVADIAPMVLAHRRRQPPQPEQQAPEPPPDAGEPPTEQDEQQQAPERRPDNRPEAGPAGEAPGQQAEADKQAGGSQPVKEVVYAIGTPFAVKRVAPDRDRLVRRGSGRRSRTRTDSRAGRYVKSTCRRERNDLALDATIRAAAPFQRRRRQNGRALVIEKGDIREKEREKRIGNFILFVVDASGSMGARQRMVETKGAILSLLLDAYQKRDRVAMIAFRGTQAELLLPPTNSVELAQKSLSELPVGGKTPLTAGLVKAMEVIRQQLKRSPHMRPILILLSDGKATAAMAGGSPLAEARLTAASIREELDIACLVVDTEKKDLLSLGIAQELAAIMGAKCCTIDQLKTDSLAGLVRAQLAT is encoded by the coding sequence GTGCAGACGGCAACAAAACAGCAGCGAACGACCTATCCGTTTGCGGCCTTAGTCGGCCAGGAAGATTTGCAACTGGGACTATTGCTGCATGCGGTAAATCCGCGCCTGGGCGGGATGCTCATCCGGGGCGAAAAAGGCACCGCCAAATCTACGGCGGTGCGGGGCCTGGCGGAATTGTTGCCTGTTATGGAAACGGTACAGGGCTGTCCCTACCATTGTGATCCGAGAGAGAGCGGGACTGCCTGTGAAGAGTGCCGGACTGCCGGCAGCAGCCGGAAAATCTCGGTTATGCCGGTGCCGGTTGTAGAACTGCCGGTCTCCGCTACCGAAGACCGGGTAGTGGGCAGTCTGGATTTCGAACAGACCATGAAAACCGGCCGGCGGGCCTTTACCCCCGGGCTGATGGGGGAAGCCAACCGGGGCATTATTTATGTGGATGAAATCAATTTGCTGGACGATCATATTGTGGACGTACTGCTGGACGCTGCCGGCAGCGGCATCAATGTCGTGGAACGGGAAGGCATCAGCGTAACCCATCCGGCCGGGTTTATTCTGGTCGGGACCATGAATCCCGAAGAGGGTGATATCCGGCCGCAGCTGTTGGACCGGTTTGCCCTGTGCGCCGATATCACCGGCGAAGCGGACCCGCACGCCCGGGTGAAAATCATCAAACGCCGGGAAACCTTTGATCTGGCGCCGGCAGACTTTCTGGCTGAGTGGCGGACAAAACAGCAGGAACTGCGGGAAAAAATTGCCGCAGCCAAAAAAAAACTGCCGCAGGTAGTGGTTGCCGATACCGTATATGAATATATCGGCGATCTCTGTATGAAAGCCTGCGTTGCCGGCCACCGGGCCGATGTGGTGCTATTGCGGGCGGCGGTTACCCTGGCGGCCTGGCGGGGGCACGGCCGGGTGACACCAGGGGATGTGGCGGATATTGCGCCGATGGTGCTGGCCCACCGGCGCCGCCAGCCGCCACAGCCCGAGCAGCAGGCGCCGGAACCGCCGCCGGATGCCGGCGAACCGCCAACTGAACAGGACGAACAGCAGCAGGCGCCGGAACGCCGGCCTGATAACCGGCCTGAGGCCGGGCCGGCCGGCGAGGCGCCCGGGCAGCAAGCCGAAGCGGACAAGCAGGCGGGCGGCTCCCAGCCGGTCAAAGAAGTGGTTTACGCAATCGGTACCCCGTTTGCGGTAAAACGGGTGGCGCCTGATAGAGACCGCCTGGTGCGGCGCGGTTCCGGCCGCCGGTCCCGCACCAGGACCGACTCCCGTGCCGGCAGGTATGTTAAGAGTACCTGCCGCCGGGAACGGAATGATCTGGCGCTGGACGCCACCATCCGGGCGGCTGCCCCTTTCCAGCGCCGGCGCCGGCAGAACGGCAGGGCGCTGGTGATTGAGAAGGGTGATATCCGGGAGAAAGAACGGGAAAAACGTATCGGCAACTTCATTCTGTTTGTTGTCGATGCCAGTGGCTCCATGGGGGCGCGGCAAAGAATGGTGGAAACCAAAGGGGCAATTCTTTCTTTGCTGCTGGACGCCTATCAGAAACGGGACAGGGTGGCGATGATTGCTTTTAGAGGAACGCAGGCCGAACTATTGCTGCCGCCGACCAACAGCGTGGAATTGGCGCAAAAATCCCTCAGTGAGCTGCCGGTAGGCGGCAAAACCCCGTTAACCGCCGGCCTGGTTAAGGCCATGGAGGTTATCAGGCAGCAGCTGAAACGCAGCCCGCACATGCGCCCGATCCTTATTTTACTGTCGGACGGCAAGGCTACCGCCGCCATGGCCGGCGGCAGCCCGCTGGCCGAAGCCCGGCTGACGGCCGCCAGCATCCGGGAAGAACTGGACATCGCCTGTCTGGTCGTTGACACCGAAAAGAAGGATCTGCTGTCCCTGGGCATTGCCCAGGAACTGGCGGCAATTATGGGCGCCAAGTGCTGCACCATTGATCAGCTTAAAACCGATAGCCTTGCGGGCCTTGTCCGCGCGCAGCTGGCTACCTGA
- a CDS encoding ATP-binding protein — translation MNKHKLPLYPFAAIVGQDTMKRGLLLNVINPRLSGILIRGEKGTAKSTAVRALAELLPDIAVVEGCAYSCDPDNVPSYCPACRQRHEAGEVLRPARRSMRVVNLPVSATEDRVVGTLDIEQAIKSGEKKFEPGVLAEANRGILYVDEVNLLDDHIVDVLLDAAAMGVNTVEREGVSYSHPAQFILVGTMNPEEGELRPQLLDRFGLCVTIAGIYEVGQRVEVIKRRAAFEENAAAFAAVWQGEQTRLKEQIAAAQKLLPAVQADDGILYKIAGTAIEVGVDGHRADLVMLKAAKALAAWYGCEQVRPEHVEEVVELALLHRMRRKPFQEVGAEQRKLAQIIKGTSL, via the coding sequence ATGAATAAACATAAGCTGCCGCTATACCCGTTTGCCGCCATTGTCGGCCAGGACACTATGAAGAGAGGCCTGCTTTTAAACGTCATTAACCCGCGCCTTTCCGGCATCCTGATCCGGGGCGAAAAAGGCACCGCCAAATCGACGGCAGTACGGGCCCTGGCCGAACTGTTGCCGGACATCGCCGTGGTTGAGGGCTGTGCCTACAGCTGCGACCCGGACAATGTTCCGTCCTATTGTCCGGCTTGCCGCCAACGGCATGAGGCCGGGGAGGTGTTACGCCCCGCCCGCCGTTCCATGCGGGTGGTCAACCTGCCGGTATCGGCCACCGAAGACCGCGTTGTCGGGACTTTGGACATTGAGCAGGCGATTAAGAGCGGCGAGAAAAAATTTGAACCCGGGGTGCTGGCCGAAGCCAACCGCGGCATTTTGTATGTGGACGAGGTAAACCTGCTGGACGACCATATTGTGGATGTCCTGCTGGATGCCGCCGCCATGGGCGTTAATACTGTGGAACGGGAAGGCGTGTCGTATTCCCACCCGGCCCAGTTTATCCTGGTCGGCACAATGAACCCGGAAGAAGGCGAGCTGCGGCCGCAGCTTCTGGACCGGTTCGGGCTGTGTGTAACCATTGCCGGCATTTATGAGGTCGGTCAGCGGGTGGAGGTAATTAAGCGGCGGGCCGCCTTTGAGGAAAATGCCGCCGCCTTTGCCGCCGTGTGGCAGGGGGAACAGACACGCCTTAAGGAACAGATTGCAGCTGCCCAGAAGCTGCTGCCGGCCGTGCAGGCGGATGACGGTATTTTGTACAAGATTGCCGGCACGGCAATTGAGGTTGGCGTTGACGGCCACCGGGCCGACCTGGTGATGCTTAAGGCGGCCAAAGCGCTGGCCGCCTGGTATGGCTGTGAGCAGGTAAGACCGGAACATGTGGAAGAGGTGGTTGAACTGGCGCTGCTGCACCGGATGCGGCGCAAACCCTTCCAGGAAGTAGGCGCCGAGCAGCGCAAGCTGGCGCAGATTATTAAGGGGACAAGTTTATAA
- a CDS encoding TonB-dependent receptor plug domain-containing protein: protein MKWQCNKALLSLLLVGAACGGGSETCAEEIFDLDQIVVTATRTQVEEFKANANISVITREQIERNHYTNLTDALRNVPGVFIANYGATGESSASNNLMLNGSSNIVVLIDGQRANINGSSGTYGKMAMAEISNMDSIERIEILKSSASTLYGSDAQGGVINIITRKPEDGKTTTKITTTLGSYDREQYNISHRGSVNGFFWDISGQKKLQGDFKDGWGRTVRDRINVTNNSFKIGKKFADKADVTVVYQTYEAEYTATNGGYSKPSIVQGTKDNSKLTITYTQKISDKMSNQLAFFRHTNKAQESDYTKFNDFTTTGFSDQFTYAAGETHTIIGGLDYYEDKINHYKNSSATTDGEKISNKAVYIQDEWQITKEWKLSSGIRFDDQSRYGRNNTPSFVLGYTPNGRMNVYAGYKQFFTAPYVAHLYSATYGNPDLKAETGHAVEAGINYKFDATFVGSLHVFKRDSENVVAYVDTPTPTHPKGQYVNIDEEHARGVTIQLKKAFSDRFNTNVGYSYLYIKPNAGQTPNRNGALPRGSWNLELNYVQDKFDAVISGRGTVGKGQQRADNQTIGKPYRTYWIWDVAMNYKTTDMINIFARVNNIFDTMYTDMSYELNPNSAWFSAPGRNFQVGVEYTF from the coding sequence ATGAAATGGCAGTGTAACAAGGCGCTGTTGTCCCTGCTGCTTGTTGGTGCTGCTTGCGGGGGCGGGAGTGAGACCTGTGCCGAAGAGATCTTTGACCTTGATCAGATTGTCGTTACCGCCACCAGAACGCAGGTGGAGGAATTTAAAGCGAATGCCAATATCAGCGTTATTACCAGAGAGCAAATAGAAAGAAATCATTATACAAATCTAACCGATGCATTAAGAAATGTTCCGGGTGTTTTTATTGCCAACTACGGAGCCACCGGGGAGTCGTCCGCATCGAATAACCTGATGTTAAACGGTTCTTCCAATATTGTTGTTTTGATTGACGGTCAGCGGGCCAATATTAACGGCAGCAGCGGCACTTACGGAAAAATGGCCATGGCTGAAATCTCCAATATGGATTCCATTGAAAGAATTGAGATACTGAAGAGTTCGGCTTCAACTCTGTATGGCTCCGACGCCCAGGGGGGTGTTATCAATATTATTACCCGTAAACCGGAGGACGGAAAAACCACGACTAAAATCACGACAACACTCGGCAGTTATGACCGTGAACAGTATAATATTTCCCATCGCGGCTCGGTAAACGGATTTTTCTGGGACATCTCCGGCCAGAAAAAATTACAGGGAGATTTTAAAGACGGCTGGGGAAGAACGGTCCGGGACCGGATTAACGTAACAAACAATAGCTTCAAGATCGGGAAAAAATTCGCCGATAAGGCTGACGTCACCGTGGTTTACCAAACCTATGAGGCTGAGTATACGGCAACCAACGGCGGATATAGCAAGCCTTCGATCGTTCAGGGCACAAAAGACAACAGTAAATTAACCATAACGTATACTCAAAAGATCAGCGATAAGATGTCGAATCAATTGGCGTTTTTCCGGCATACCAATAAGGCGCAGGAATCCGATTACACTAAGTTTAATGATTTTACTACAACCGGTTTCAGCGATCAGTTTACCTATGCGGCAGGGGAAACTCACACTATTATCGGTGGTCTTGATTATTATGAAGATAAAATCAATCATTATAAAAATTCATCGGCTACTACTGACGGCGAGAAAATTTCCAATAAGGCGGTCTATATTCAAGATGAATGGCAGATAACAAAGGAGTGGAAATTATCTTCCGGTATCCGGTTTGACGATCAGTCCCGCTATGGCCGGAACAACACACCAAGTTTTGTTTTAGGCTATACTCCGAACGGAAGGATGAACGTGTATGCCGGATATAAACAATTTTTCACGGCGCCGTATGTGGCCCACTTATACAGTGCTACCTATGGCAATCCGGATTTAAAAGCGGAAACGGGGCATGCTGTTGAAGCCGGTATCAACTATAAATTTGACGCTACCTTTGTTGGCAGTCTTCATGTTTTTAAAAGGGATTCGGAAAATGTGGTAGCATATGTTGACACTCCGACCCCTACTCATCCCAAAGGGCAATATGTCAATATAGATGAGGAACATGCCAGAGGAGTTACCATTCAGCTAAAAAAAGCCTTCAGTGATAGATTTAACACCAATGTGGGCTACAGTTATCTTTATATTAAACCAAATGCAGGCCAGACTCCCAATCGGAACGGAGCTTTGCCCCGCGGCAGCTGGAACCTGGAATTAAATTATGTTCAGGATAAATTTGATGCGGTTATCAGCGGCAGAGGCACCGTCGGCAAGGGTCAGCAACGGGCGGATAACCAGACAATCGGCAAACCGTACCGCACGTATTGGATTTGGGACGTTGCCATGAACTATAAAACCACGGATATGATAAACATTTTCGCCAGAGTTAATAATATTTTTGATACAATGTACACAGATATGAGCTATGAGTTAAATCCAAATTCAGCCTGGTTTTCCGCGCCGGGACGCAATTTCCAAGTTGGTGTTGAATATACTTTTTAA
- a CDS encoding MATE family efflux transporter — translation MTELWKEESSVSFKRIIRITYPVLLSMLSFNAVVFVDRLYVAQYDLTQFAAMLPAGFSAIGLASIFTGIIGYVSVLAAQSYGAGHYRHCVAAMWQGIYLSLIFTLLLLLLSPLVSSVFQMMGHVGDLLTYEVEYFYLIIIAECIQLFSTAFFGFYCGIGDTKTTMYVALVTNMVNIVLAGVLVFGKLGMPALGMFGSGVAAIISCAVGLILYLFLLNRKVIKQQYRPLKYCQVNGRLLYSLLRFGLFAGIQSFLETGCFGIFLLIIGTTGETNLAAANVAFSMESVFILPVVGMTTAVGIIAGQERGANRFGNISEVLIKGLVLGICFNIIIFISYNFFPEILISVFHSDSSNDQNQLIHTATPLVRLASLWLVLDTVHLMIGSVLKSMGDTQFMMITYAVVPILFYVIIPYMFCTMAQVSLLWLWILLVGYSAVMLIVMTIRFWGGKWKSIEVIE, via the coding sequence GTGACAGAATTATGGAAAGAGGAAAGCAGTGTTTCTTTTAAACGGATTATTAGAATTACCTACCCGGTGCTTCTCTCCATGCTTTCCTTTAATGCCGTGGTATTTGTCGACAGACTGTATGTGGCGCAATATGATCTTACGCAGTTTGCCGCCATGCTGCCGGCCGGTTTTTCAGCCATTGGCCTTGCCAGTATTTTCACAGGAATAATCGGTTATGTTTCCGTACTTGCCGCGCAATCTTATGGAGCCGGACATTATCGGCACTGTGTAGCGGCCATGTGGCAGGGCATATATTTAAGCCTGATCTTCACCTTGCTTTTACTGCTGCTTTCGCCGTTGGTATCTTCGGTATTTCAGATGATGGGGCATGTGGGAGATCTTCTAACCTACGAAGTGGAATATTTTTATCTCATTATCATAGCTGAGTGCATTCAACTTTTTTCTACCGCCTTTTTTGGCTTCTATTGCGGGATTGGGGACACTAAGACAACGATGTATGTGGCGTTAGTTACGAATATGGTAAACATCGTCTTAGCCGGTGTGCTCGTATTTGGCAAGTTGGGTATGCCGGCGCTGGGAATGTTCGGGTCGGGAGTAGCGGCAATCATCAGTTGTGCAGTCGGCCTGATTCTCTATCTGTTCCTGTTGAATAGAAAGGTGATTAAACAACAATACCGGCCTTTAAAATACTGTCAGGTGAACGGCCGTTTACTTTATAGTTTGCTGCGATTCGGCCTGTTTGCGGGAATACAGTCTTTTCTTGAAACAGGCTGTTTTGGTATTTTTCTGCTGATTATCGGTACAACAGGTGAGACTAATCTGGCTGCTGCCAATGTGGCTTTTTCCATGGAGTCTGTTTTTATATTACCCGTGGTTGGAATGACAACGGCAGTAGGGATTATCGCAGGTCAGGAGAGAGGAGCCAACCGGTTCGGAAATATTTCGGAAGTTCTCATAAAAGGGCTGGTTCTGGGAATTTGTTTTAACATCATTATCTTCATTTCCTATAATTTTTTCCCGGAGATTTTGATTTCTGTTTTTCATAGTGATTCCAGTAATGATCAAAATCAGCTTATCCATACCGCTACGCCGTTAGTGAGACTTGCCTCCCTATGGCTGGTGCTTGACACTGTCCATTTAATGATTGGCAGCGTGCTAAAATCAATGGGTGACACGCAATTTATGATGATTACCTATGCCGTTGTTCCGATTTTGTTTTATGTAATTATACCCTATATGTTTTGTACCATGGCCCAAGTTTCTTTACTCTGGTTGTGGATCTTGCTGGTTGGTTATAGCGCAGTCATGCTGATTGTCATGACCATACGATTTTGGGGCGGGAAATGGAAAAGCATCGAAGTAATTGAATAG
- a CDS encoding tetratricopeptide repeat protein → MKKYTVVLIAALLMISVASAWAADSKAAAENKQKRITAYTRAITANPQDAAAYIDRGDAYRSDNQLDLAIADYTQAIKLEPQNVQAYAARGLLYLETKQYDAALADYSSIIEMDPGNMDARFRRGVCYYYKGQYELGIHDLDQVTVLQPKHAGAYLVKGVCYQRLERKEEAIAAYKSLLANVPVDKQTQEAVTVAKNMLKTLGAEP, encoded by the coding sequence TTGAAAAAATACACGGTTGTGCTCATCGCCGCATTGCTGATGATCAGTGTAGCTAGCGCTTGGGCCGCAGACAGCAAGGCAGCCGCTGAGAACAAGCAGAAACGCATCACTGCTTACACCCGGGCCATTACGGCCAATCCCCAGGATGCTGCCGCGTATATAGACAGGGGAGATGCTTATAGAAGCGACAACCAGCTTGATTTGGCAATCGCTGATTATACCCAGGCGATCAAACTGGAGCCCCAAAATGTACAAGCATATGCAGCGAGGGGGCTGCTCTATCTTGAAACGAAACAGTATGATGCCGCGCTGGCTGATTACTCAAGTATTATTGAAATGGATCCCGGGAATATGGATGCTCGCTTTCGGCGGGGAGTATGTTATTACTATAAGGGACAATATGAACTTGGTATCCATGATTTAGATCAGGTTACTGTCTTGCAGCCTAAACATGCCGGTGCCTATCTCGTGAAAGGCGTCTGTTACCAGAGGCTGGAACGCAAAGAAGAGGCTATTGCCGCTTATAAGAGTTTACTGGCTAATGTGCCGGTTGACAAGCAAACACAGGAAGCCGTTACCGTGGCCAAAAACATGCTCAAAACGCTGGGAGCGGAGCCTTAA